The proteins below are encoded in one region of Halorhodospira halochloris:
- a CDS encoding superinfection immunity protein, translating to MEADIEILYLILSILAYFAPSIIAIFRKHRSYLAIIAVNTLLAWTVFGWLWAFLWSLTGNVAEKNPKQEHKPS from the coding sequence ATGGAGGCAGACATAGAAATTCTTTACCTGATTTTAAGCATCCTAGCCTATTTTGCACCTTCTATTATCGCCATTTTCCGCAAGCACCGAAGTTATTTAGCGATCATAGCCGTAAACACCCTGCTTGCCTGGACAGTATTTGGTTGGCTATGGGCATTCTTATGGAGCCTAACGGGCAATGTAGCCGAGAAAAATCCCAAACAAGAGCACAAGCCTAGCTGA
- the recB gene encoding exodeoxyribonuclease V subunit beta yields the protein MSSTDPTTFLLQFPLHGSRLIEASAGTGKTYAIAALYVRLVLDHGADNAFGKRLLPPQILVMTFTEAATQELRDRIRARLTDAARCFRGRAALASGETPLPGAVPDDPDDFLNRLCDDWPAAHWPAAAHRLEEAAQWMDEAAVTTIHAWCLRMLREHAFDSGSLFHQELSSDETELRDEAVHDYWRRHVLPRSADELGLLFEFLGRTPAALLKAIDPLLKQTDTFAAADQETLERRLAAQLAALERAKAPWRDDFEAILASFEQARPGLNGNAYRTEPTQRRLQAMHEWACRPGQLHPRDPVGNGDKDLLIHFSRAEMRAKLKKGKSLPDDLHPAFAALDDQTGLVDPVLESDLLTHAATWIRQRLDAEKRRRAMLGFNDLLTRLRDALDHDAARPDADGGGRLARTIRRQFPVALVDEFQDTDPVQYAIFDRIYDVAADDPSRGLLLIGDPKQAIFGFRGADIHSYLQARQATTGRHATLGTNFRSTEGAVAAVNRLFGQANGHPEGPFLFREDDSSDDPLPFQPVAANGRAETLVFDGVPLTPLTLWHWPDTEADEQAVTSGVYRRRAAASCASAMVELLEAGRAERCGFSTDSKLEPLRPRDMAVLVRSRIEADAIRYELSRRGVRSVYLSDRESVYATPEAVDLLHWLRACAEPESGRRLRAALATATLDRPLAELDRLNHDERFWEERVLQFRGYREIWQQQGVLAMVRRLLHDFDLPRHLLAETDGERRLTNLLHLGELLQRAAVAIDGEHALIRFLAEHCNGDGESADDQILRLESDEALVRVVTIHKSKGLEYPLVFLPFIASFRAKSGRETPLFVRRATEGCAEPTRPQPVFEPTDEDVRAADDERLAEDLRLLYVATTRARHATWMGIAPLAPGGQKQNQLHRSAIGYLLNGREALANDAVKGAMERLAGDSPAIRVAPLPQESDPDQEGGRYHGAAESQTPGRARTPTRRVKEPWWIASYSALPRAEAEWTGAAEAPETAAAATLSEELAAVLTPPALPVDQTQLQPTPLAPAPGGSRHYQPGMFDGDNELRPPSASPEVVTPALHDFPPGPGPGTFLHGLLEWAAEAGFGQVVADPAELREVIARRCQRRGWTAWIDQLGDWVLHLLQAPLLLPVATSPLQLANLTRYQPELEFWLETHWVDARRIDEAVTAATLNGEPRPAMAPKRLNGLLKGFIDLAFEHEGRYYVADYKSNRLGESAAEYTPEAVRAALLNHRYDLQGVLYTVALHRQLKARLPDYDYDRHMGGSVTLFLRGLDAEGQGLHCERPPRTLIETLDAALRDGPDRPAGMSEQGARS from the coding sequence ATGAGCAGCACCGATCCGACCACTTTCTTATTGCAATTCCCGCTCCACGGTAGCCGTCTCATCGAGGCCAGCGCCGGCACTGGCAAGACCTACGCCATCGCCGCCCTCTATGTAAGGCTGGTGCTTGACCACGGCGCGGACAACGCCTTCGGCAAACGGCTGCTGCCGCCGCAGATCCTAGTCATGACCTTCACCGAGGCGGCGACCCAGGAACTACGCGATCGAATCCGCGCCCGTCTCACCGATGCAGCACGCTGCTTTCGGGGACGCGCCGCTCTCGCGTCCGGCGAGACACCCCTGCCCGGCGCGGTGCCGGACGATCCTGACGATTTCCTCAACCGCCTCTGCGACGACTGGCCCGCGGCGCACTGGCCCGCCGCCGCTCACCGGCTGGAGGAGGCTGCGCAGTGGATGGACGAGGCGGCGGTAACCACCATCCACGCCTGGTGTCTACGCATGCTGCGCGAACACGCCTTCGACAGCGGTAGCCTCTTCCACCAGGAGTTGAGCAGCGACGAGACCGAGCTACGTGATGAGGCGGTCCACGACTACTGGCGCCGCCACGTGCTGCCGCGCAGCGCCGATGAGTTGGGGCTGCTGTTCGAATTCCTCGGCCGCACCCCAGCCGCCCTACTCAAGGCCATCGACCCGCTACTCAAACAGACCGACACATTCGCCGCCGCGGACCAGGAAACGCTGGAGCGCCGGCTGGCCGCACAACTAGCGGCGCTGGAACGGGCCAAGGCGCCGTGGCGCGACGACTTCGAGGCCATACTTGCTAGCTTCGAACAGGCTCGGCCCGGTCTCAACGGCAATGCATACCGAACTGAACCCACACAGCGACGTCTGCAGGCCATGCACGAGTGGGCCTGTCGTCCCGGTCAGCTACACCCCCGAGACCCTGTCGGTAACGGCGATAAGGACCTGCTGATCCACTTCAGCCGTGCCGAGATGCGCGCGAAACTTAAAAAGGGCAAGTCGCTGCCCGACGACCTCCACCCCGCATTCGCCGCCCTAGACGATCAGACCGGGCTGGTCGACCCCGTGCTTGAGAGTGATCTGTTAACCCACGCCGCCACCTGGATCCGCCAGCGGCTGGACGCCGAGAAACGCCGCCGCGCCATGCTCGGCTTCAACGACCTGTTGACCCGGCTGCGCGACGCCCTCGACCACGACGCCGCCCGACCCGACGCCGACGGCGGCGGTCGGCTGGCGCGCACCATCCGCCGCCAATTCCCGGTAGCGCTAGTCGACGAGTTCCAGGATACCGACCCGGTACAGTACGCCATCTTCGATCGTATCTATGACGTCGCGGCAGATGACCCTTCCCGCGGACTGCTGCTAATCGGCGATCCAAAGCAGGCGATCTTCGGCTTTCGCGGTGCCGACATCCACAGCTACCTGCAGGCGCGACAGGCCACTACCGGTCGCCACGCCACCCTCGGCACCAACTTCCGCTCCACCGAAGGCGCGGTGGCAGCGGTCAACCGGCTCTTTGGGCAAGCCAACGGCCACCCCGAGGGGCCATTCCTATTCCGTGAGGACGACTCCTCCGACGACCCGCTACCGTTTCAGCCGGTGGCCGCCAACGGTCGCGCTGAAACCTTAGTGTTCGACGGCGTGCCGCTCACACCGCTGACCCTGTGGCACTGGCCCGACACCGAGGCCGACGAGCAGGCAGTGACCAGCGGCGTCTATCGCCGGCGCGCGGCCGCAAGTTGTGCAAGCGCCATGGTCGAGCTTTTAGAAGCGGGTCGGGCCGAGCGCTGCGGCTTTAGCACCGATTCTAAACTGGAACCGCTACGCCCGCGAGACATGGCAGTGCTGGTGCGCAGCCGCATCGAGGCCGACGCCATCCGCTACGAGTTAAGCCGGCGCGGCGTGCGCAGCGTCTACCTCTCGGATCGCGAGTCGGTCTACGCCACCCCGGAGGCGGTCGACCTACTCCACTGGCTGCGCGCCTGCGCCGAACCCGAGTCAGGGCGCCGCCTGCGTGCCGCCCTTGCTACCGCCACCCTCGACCGCCCTCTCGCGGAGCTCGACCGCCTCAACCACGATGAGCGCTTTTGGGAAGAGCGGGTGCTGCAGTTCCGTGGCTACCGAGAGATCTGGCAGCAGCAGGGGGTGCTGGCGATGGTGCGCCGGCTGCTCCACGATTTCGACCTGCCTCGCCACTTGCTCGCCGAGACCGACGGCGAACGCCGTCTGACCAATCTGCTCCACCTCGGTGAGCTGCTCCAACGTGCTGCCGTGGCCATCGACGGTGAACACGCCCTAATTCGTTTTCTCGCCGAGCACTGCAACGGCGACGGCGAGTCGGCCGATGACCAGATCTTACGCTTGGAGAGCGACGAGGCGCTGGTAAGGGTGGTGACCATCCACAAGTCCAAGGGGCTAGAATACCCGCTGGTCTTCCTGCCCTTTATCGCCAGCTTCCGGGCAAAGAGCGGCCGGGAGACGCCGCTGTTCGTGCGCCGAGCGACCGAAGGCTGCGCCGAACCGACCCGGCCGCAACCGGTGTTCGAACCGACCGATGAGGATGTGCGCGCTGCCGACGATGAGCGCCTTGCCGAGGATCTGCGGCTGCTCTACGTCGCCACCACCCGCGCCCGCCACGCCACCTGGATGGGCATTGCCCCGCTAGCCCCGGGCGGGCAGAAGCAAAACCAGCTCCACCGAAGCGCCATCGGCTACCTGCTCAACGGCCGCGAAGCCCTGGCCAACGACGCCGTAAAGGGGGCCATGGAGCGCCTGGCTGGCGATAGCCCGGCGATCCGCGTGGCACCGCTACCGCAAGAGAGTGACCCTGACCAAGAGGGTGGCCGCTACCACGGCGCCGCTGAGAGCCAGACCCCAGGTCGCGCCCGCACCCCAACACGGCGTGTCAAAGAGCCCTGGTGGATCGCCAGCTACAGCGCCCTGCCCCGCGCCGAGGCCGAATGGACCGGCGCTGCCGAGGCCCCGGAGACCGCCGCGGCCGCCACCCTCAGCGAAGAACTCGCTGCCGTGCTTACTCCGCCAGCACTGCCGGTGGATCAAACACAGTTGCAGCCAACACCCTTAGCACCAGCGCCTGGGGGATCACGGCACTATCAGCCCGGCATGTTTGATGGTGACAATGAATTGAGACCACCATCTGCCTCGCCCGAGGTGGTTACTCCGGCCCTCCACGACTTCCCCCCGGGGCCGGGCCCCGGCACCTTCCTCCACGGTTTGCTGGAGTGGGCCGCAGAGGCAGGATTTGGGCAAGTGGTTGCCGATCCCGCCGAGTTGCGCGAGGTCATTGCCCGGCGCTGTCAGCGCCGTGGCTGGACGGCGTGGATCGATCAGTTGGGTGACTGGGTGCTCCATCTGCTGCAGGCGCCGCTCCTCCTGCCCGTGGCTACTAGCCCGTTACAGCTAGCCAACCTGACCCGCTATCAACCGGAACTGGAGTTCTGGCTGGAGACTCACTGGGTCGATGCCCGGCGCATCGATGAGGCGGTTACCGCGGCGACCCTCAATGGTGAACCGCGTCCGGCCATGGCGCCGAAAAGGCTCAATGGCCTGTTGAAGGGCTTTATCGACCTCGCCTTCGAACACGAGGGCCGCTATTACGTCGCCGACTATAAGTCCAACCGCCTCGGTGAAAGTGCTGCCGAATACACCCCAGAGGCGGTGCGCGCGGCACTGCTCAACCACCGCTACGATCTCCAGGGAGTGCTATATACCGTGGCCCTACATCGCCAGCTCAAGGCGCGTCTGCCAGACTACGACTACGACCGCCATATGGGCGGCTCTGTCACCTTATTCCTACGCGGGCTAGATGCCGAGGGCCAGGGGCTACACTGCGAGCGGCCGCCGCGCACACTGATCGAGACCCTGGACGCCGCCCTGCGCGACGGCCCCGACCGCCCCGCCGGCATGAGCGAACAAGGAGCTAGGTCATGA
- the recD gene encoding exodeoxyribonuclease V subunit alpha, which translates to MSAASHPLDSATAALALLKDWRDCDWLRPLDHALVAFLHDQAPGTTPATLLCAALVSHQAGRGHVCLDLDALLSDPDRSLSLPPEDGRGAEAMTEQPLPRPAQCLSGLDRSTLVATLNADSDVVGAPIEASPDADEQPPLILDGHRLYLRRYWQSERRIAVTLERRMAQVTQWRDELEPKAVRRWLDTLFGPQDPTETWQRLACAVAAGSGFAVVTGGPGTGKTTTVVRLLALLQGLRRDAEQRPLRIRMAAPTGKAAARLNASVAGTVHGLNLPDEQLRANIPTEVTTIHRLLGVRPGSRRFRHDADNLLPLDVLVVDEASMIDVELMASTLAALPPRARLILLGDHDQLASVEAGAVLGELCQRAAQGHYMPTTCDWLESVSGESIPEQLRDTAGSALDQHVVMLRHSHRFAADSGIGRLANAVNSGDIATAKTLLATGGYTDLHHQHLRGPDDNALEELAEAGYRPYLEAVAARPDATATAAEYDEWAHRVLTEHGRFQLLTALRRGPWGVEGLNRRIAARLAASGLIESGAHWYPGRPVMVTRNDYELGLNNGDIGIALPLPDTDEPHRTTLRVAFPAADGGKAALRWVLPARLNNIETVFAMTVHKAQGSEFDHAALLLPDRPSPILTRELIYTAITRARNRFTLLDPGHSVLAAGLAARVNRSAGLHDQLIGMKPPGNL; encoded by the coding sequence ATGAGCGCTGCTAGCCATCCCCTGGACAGCGCGACAGCGGCCCTCGCCCTACTGAAGGACTGGCGCGACTGCGATTGGCTGCGGCCCCTCGATCACGCCCTAGTCGCCTTCCTCCATGACCAGGCCCCGGGTACCACCCCAGCGACCCTGCTCTGTGCTGCCCTGGTCAGCCATCAGGCCGGACGCGGCCACGTCTGCCTCGACCTCGATGCACTACTATCCGATCCTGATCGCAGCCTGTCGCTGCCACCGGAAGATGGACGCGGCGCTGAAGCAATGACGGAGCAGCCCCTGCCGCGTCCCGCCCAGTGTCTCTCCGGTCTCGATCGTAGCACCCTGGTGGCGACCCTAAACGCCGACAGCGACGTGGTTGGCGCGCCGATAGAGGCCAGCCCCGACGCAGATGAACAGCCACCGCTTATCCTTGATGGCCACCGCCTCTATCTACGCCGCTATTGGCAGAGCGAAAGGCGTATCGCCGTCACCCTGGAGAGGCGCATGGCACAGGTCACGCAGTGGCGGGACGAACTGGAGCCAAAAGCGGTGCGCCGCTGGCTCGACACCCTATTCGGGCCACAGGACCCCACCGAAACCTGGCAGCGACTAGCCTGCGCGGTGGCCGCTGGCAGCGGCTTCGCGGTGGTCACCGGCGGCCCCGGCACCGGCAAGACCACTACCGTGGTGCGCCTGCTCGCCCTGCTCCAGGGGCTGCGTCGCGATGCCGAGCAGCGCCCCTTGCGCATCCGCATGGCTGCCCCCACCGGCAAGGCCGCCGCCCGCTTGAACGCCTCCGTTGCCGGCACTGTTCACGGTCTAAACCTGCCCGACGAGCAACTCCGTGCCAACATACCCACCGAGGTCACCACCATCCACCGACTTCTGGGTGTCCGGCCAGGCTCGCGCCGCTTTCGCCATGATGCCGATAACCTGCTGCCGCTCGATGTGCTGGTGGTAGACGAGGCGTCGATGATAGATGTCGAACTAATGGCATCGACCTTGGCTGCCCTGCCACCTCGGGCTCGGCTGATCCTACTCGGCGACCACGACCAGCTCGCCTCGGTGGAGGCCGGTGCCGTGCTAGGGGAACTCTGCCAGCGCGCTGCGCAAGGCCACTATATGCCCACCACTTGCGACTGGCTGGAGTCGGTCAGTGGCGAGAGCATCCCCGAGCAGCTGCGTGATACCGCTGGCAGCGCCTTGGATCAACACGTTGTCATGCTCCGCCACAGCCACCGCTTCGCTGCTGACAGTGGCATTGGTCGCCTGGCCAACGCCGTCAACAGCGGCGACATTGCCACCGCCAAGACCCTACTGGCCACCGGCGGCTACACCGACCTCCACCACCAGCACCTGCGCGGCCCCGATGATAACGCCCTGGAGGAACTAGCCGAAGCCGGCTACCGCCCCTATCTGGAGGCCGTCGCCGCCCGCCCTGATGCCACAGCCACGGCGGCCGAGTATGACGAGTGGGCCCACCGCGTCCTCACCGAGCATGGACGTTTCCAGCTGCTGACCGCCCTGCGCCGCGGCCCTTGGGGGGTCGAGGGGCTAAATAGGCGCATCGCTGCCAGGCTAGCGGCTAGCGGGCTCATCGAATCCGGTGCCCACTGGTATCCGGGGCGGCCAGTGATGGTCACCCGCAATGACTACGAACTCGGCCTGAACAATGGCGATATTGGCATCGCCCTGCCGCTACCCGACACCGACGAGCCGCACCGCACCACTCTACGGGTCGCTTTCCCGGCCGCCGACGGCGGCAAAGCGGCGTTGCGCTGGGTGCTACCGGCGCGCCTTAACAACATCGAAACCGTCTTCGCCATGACCGTGCACAAGGCCCAGGGCTCCGAGTTCGATCACGCCGCCCTACTGCTCCCCGACCGGCCGAGCCCCATCCTTACCCGCGAACTCATCTACACCGCCATCACCCGGGCGCGGAACCGCTTTACCCTGCTTGACCCCGGCCACAGTGTCCTCGCCGCCGGCCTTGCCGCCCGCGTCAACCGCAGCGCCGGCCTCCACGACCAGCTCATCGGCATGAAGCCTCCAGGGAACCTCTAA
- a CDS encoding PepSY domain-containing protein, protein MDNFRKVLQTMVMPAWWHRKLRFAHRWAALLFTPLLAMILITGLILAFEGVVERHHSGSPAAQPVAVEQLEGFLQQVDRRQRARELALESGDVGVLTFSAAGQRYVEAYDLASAELIEERPSATGFFRTVRHLHKDLGLGLDWVVELATYALLVVLVIGPLLAWPYLQHTLVSWHNLLGWLTLPLVLLVSATAVLMIHEIGTPHLPPIDRDAQRPSLSEAVARAADEGGLTHVWHVERFEQVAYAVEGRSDAGPRTLIVTPDQVAEVGSYPGWIANLHQGTWAGIWSALLNAFIALILLALTVTGLLSWGLRRFRQQSGGVDIGAQVLIAHASQTGTAAKLAHESAASMRKAGIKVAESSLASLRPEQLNDFHRVLLIVSTAGDGEMPDAGQAFLNSLASADLRGCKFHLLALGDRRYRHFCAAGDMLHEALDKAGAEPLTMLTRVDGKPGREWQDWLANAAGDLGVSLGGVPEIVVDKQISLSLNRRERLDDPEDAELQEVWSLEFEAAEPLDYRPGDLLLVEPCAGEPARPYSIGSSPLEDPRLIRLTVAVTSRLDSSGQAVPGKCSGLLGRELRVGESLHAALRSHPSFRPPDDQRRPLVLIAAGCGIAPFVGFLAERAQQSQAGPVWLIFGNRKRCGDALYSQWLEQWQRDGVLRRLDQAFSRDSEDGSYATDRIRENAAELLRWIRDDGALIYVCGRRATLGEGVMAAFIALLVEQAGFTQQQAEAELEQWRADGRLRMDLIG, encoded by the coding sequence ATGGATAATTTCCGGAAAGTCCTGCAAACGATGGTAATGCCGGCATGGTGGCACCGCAAGTTGCGATTTGCCCACCGCTGGGCGGCGTTGCTCTTTACCCCACTGCTAGCCATGATCCTGATTACCGGGCTGATCTTGGCCTTTGAAGGGGTTGTGGAGCGGCATCATTCCGGGTCGCCTGCGGCGCAGCCGGTGGCGGTTGAGCAGCTGGAGGGATTTCTGCAGCAGGTAGACAGGCGGCAGCGGGCACGGGAGTTAGCCCTAGAGTCTGGGGACGTCGGTGTCCTGACGTTCAGTGCAGCCGGGCAACGTTATGTCGAGGCCTACGACCTTGCCAGCGCCGAGCTAATCGAGGAGCGCCCTAGCGCTACGGGATTTTTCCGGACAGTTCGCCACCTGCACAAGGATCTCGGCTTGGGGTTGGACTGGGTTGTAGAATTGGCTACCTATGCACTGCTGGTAGTGCTGGTAATAGGACCACTACTGGCCTGGCCTTATCTGCAGCATACTTTGGTTAGCTGGCATAACTTATTAGGCTGGCTGACCCTGCCCTTGGTGTTGCTAGTAAGTGCGACTGCCGTGTTAATGATCCATGAGATAGGCACCCCGCACTTACCACCCATTGACCGAGATGCCCAGCGACCCTCGCTCAGTGAGGCGGTTGCGCGTGCTGCTGATGAGGGCGGGCTTACCCATGTCTGGCATGTTGAGCGCTTCGAGCAAGTCGCCTACGCCGTGGAAGGGCGCAGCGATGCGGGCCCGCGGACATTGATCGTAACCCCTGATCAGGTTGCCGAGGTGGGCTCATATCCAGGCTGGATAGCAAACCTGCATCAGGGCACATGGGCTGGAATTTGGTCGGCGTTACTTAACGCCTTTATAGCTCTGATATTGCTGGCACTGACGGTAACTGGATTGCTCTCCTGGGGGTTGCGTAGGTTCAGGCAGCAGAGTGGAGGTGTGGATATTGGCGCGCAAGTGCTGATTGCCCACGCTAGCCAAACCGGGACCGCTGCAAAGCTCGCCCATGAGAGCGCTGCATCCATGCGTAAAGCCGGCATCAAGGTCGCCGAGAGCTCGCTGGCTAGCTTGCGTCCCGAGCAGCTCAACGACTTTCACCGGGTCTTGCTGATTGTTTCAACGGCCGGTGATGGTGAAATGCCTGATGCCGGGCAGGCTTTCCTAAATTCGCTAGCGAGTGCCGATTTGCGGGGGTGTAAATTCCACCTTCTGGCCTTAGGTGATCGCCGCTATCGACACTTCTGCGCTGCTGGGGATATGTTGCATGAGGCACTTGATAAGGCTGGGGCAGAGCCGCTGACGATGCTAACTCGGGTCGATGGCAAACCGGGCAGGGAGTGGCAAGACTGGCTGGCCAACGCAGCGGGGGATTTGGGTGTAAGCCTTGGTGGTGTGCCAGAGATCGTAGTTGATAAACAGATTAGCTTGAGCCTCAACCGGCGCGAGCGGCTCGATGACCCTGAAGATGCCGAGCTTCAGGAGGTTTGGAGTCTGGAGTTTGAGGCCGCGGAGCCCCTTGACTATCGCCCGGGCGACTTGCTTCTCGTCGAGCCGTGTGCCGGAGAACCGGCGCGCCCGTATTCCATCGGCAGTAGTCCACTTGAAGATCCCCGACTTATCCGGCTCACCGTGGCTGTTACCAGCCGACTCGATAGTTCTGGTCAAGCTGTGCCGGGTAAGTGCTCAGGCCTGCTCGGACGTGAGCTTAGAGTAGGTGAGAGCCTACATGCCGCCCTGCGCAGCCACCCCTCGTTTAGGCCTCCGGATGACCAGCGCCGCCCCTTGGTGCTTATTGCTGCCGGCTGCGGGATAGCGCCGTTCGTTGGTTTCCTTGCTGAGCGGGCTCAACAGTCACAGGCCGGCCCGGTATGGCTGATTTTTGGCAACCGCAAACGCTGTGGCGATGCGCTTTATTCGCAGTGGCTGGAGCAGTGGCAGCGTGATGGAGTTCTCAGGCGCTTAGATCAGGCCTTTTCCCGCGACTCTGAAGACGGTTCCTATGCTACCGATCGGATCCGGGAGAACGCTGCAGAGCTGCTGAGGTGGATTCGAGATGACGGGGCGTTGATCTATGTCTGCGGCAGGCGGGCGACGCTTGGCGAGGGGGTGATGGCAGCCTTCATTGCGCTGCTTGTCGAACAGGCGGGGTTTACGCAGCAGCAGGCTGAGGCGGAGTTGGAGCAGTGGCGAGCTGATGGGAGGTTGCGGATGGATCTGATCGGGTAA
- a CDS encoding RtcB family protein — translation MKQLTVFDRAFLEERLNLSALWQWFFEKRSQGVKLSAASIAGFFSGQHPEQVDFASIYQLMDAASEGFVVRAAGMPDMHQGYALPIGGVVATQDVVVPAWVGYDIGCGMCAAPTSFSVEEILANRQLIFRSIYRRIPVGTKGHNKPIVDPERELGKLPDNKTRSIYKSRHGDRQCGTLGGGNHFIEIGVADSDQRVWIVLHSGSRGPGHGVAGHFMKLASSSSKAKQGHYGLSIDSAEGQSYLASLDWMTRFALLDRRLMLESVEQALQDIDLAGEVCMDELVNRNHNHAEPDANGYYIHRKGATHAEDGMAGVIPGDMSRGSYLVRGLGNAQALNSSSHGAGRKLGRRQAKQQLDIEQFRTTMQQANVQACVTPGTLDEAPGAYKDIHDIIALQIEYGLIEQVDRIRPLINIKEQG, via the coding sequence ATGAAACAATTAACTGTTTTCGACCGCGCATTTCTGGAGGAGCGCCTTAACTTATCGGCACTGTGGCAATGGTTTTTCGAAAAACGCAGCCAGGGGGTAAAGCTTAGCGCCGCGAGTATTGCCGGTTTTTTTTCTGGCCAGCATCCCGAGCAAGTTGATTTTGCTTCAATCTATCAACTAATGGACGCTGCCAGCGAAGGCTTTGTGGTGCGTGCAGCGGGCATGCCCGATATGCATCAAGGTTACGCCCTGCCTATCGGCGGGGTAGTAGCCACCCAAGATGTCGTGGTCCCGGCGTGGGTCGGTTACGACATTGGCTGTGGGATGTGTGCAGCGCCAACAAGCTTTTCAGTAGAAGAGATTTTAGCCAACCGCCAACTTATCTTCAGGTCGATTTATCGGCGCATCCCGGTTGGCACCAAAGGGCATAACAAACCTATCGTGGATCCCGAGCGGGAACTTGGCAAGTTACCCGATAACAAGACGCGCTCAATCTACAAGTCGCGCCACGGCGATCGGCAGTGCGGCACCCTTGGCGGTGGTAACCACTTTATCGAGATAGGGGTAGCTGATTCCGATCAGCGCGTCTGGATTGTCTTGCACTCCGGCTCCCGTGGCCCAGGGCATGGCGTAGCTGGCCACTTTATGAAGCTTGCCAGTTCCAGCTCCAAAGCCAAACAGGGTCATTATGGGCTCTCTATAGATAGCGCCGAAGGGCAAAGCTATCTGGCTAGTCTCGACTGGATGACCCGCTTCGCGCTATTAGATCGGCGCTTAATGCTTGAATCCGTCGAACAAGCACTCCAAGACATCGATCTGGCGGGTGAAGTCTGTATGGACGAGCTAGTCAACCGCAACCACAACCATGCTGAGCCTGATGCAAACGGCTATTATATTCATCGTAAGGGGGCCACCCACGCCGAGGACGGTATGGCTGGGGTAATCCCCGGGGATATGAGTCGCGGCTCCTATCTAGTCAGGGGGCTGGGGAATGCGCAAGCCTTAAATTCCAGCTCCCATGGAGCAGGGCGCAAACTCGGCCGCCGGCAAGCCAAGCAGCAGCTCGACATTGAGCAGTTTCGTACCACTATGCAGCAAGCCAACGTCCAGGCTTGCGTGACTCCCGGCACGCTCGATGAGGCACCGGGAGCGTATAAAGATATCCACGATATAATCGCTCTACAAATAGAGTACGGGCTCATTGAACAGGTTGACCGCATCCGGCCACTTATCAACATCAAGGAGCAGGGCTAG